The DNA region tagctatttcTTGAGTAGCTATATAGAAGTTGTCCGTAGGTGTCCACAGGTGTCCAACTATCTATCCGCAAGTGTCCACAGGTGTCTAGCTAtctgtccgcaggtgtccacAAGTGTCCAGCTATCTATctagctttagtaaacacatttttttcacttgtttcttggtccaatcttcatggctttagtactagacttgaacaacatgttctttgaagtattgaacacatcctagatctacccaactacaagtaaagtgcgttttgtcaaaagattatccaactacataaaatatgtccttaacaagaGATACGACAGAATTTGTAAAAAGATGTCACAGCTACCAAGTACAAGCTAACTTGATTCACACCCACCCGCAGCAATTACACAATATGGTTACCCCATGGCCATTCCATACTTGGGGGCTTGATTTGGTGAGGCCAGTTAACCCACCATCTTGTGGATACATATGGATCCTCGTGGCTACCGAATATTTCACTAAGTGAGCAGAGGCAGTGCCACTTCACAAAGCCACGGGAGGAGCAATGGCAAATTTcatcaagaaaaatataattgtaaggTTCAGGGTACCCCATAGGATTATCAGCAACAACGGCACGCCATTTTTCAATAGTGGCATGAGGAAGATGCTGGAGTTTTTCCAGGTCAAACATCATCGTTCATCATCGTATTACCGCAAGGTAATGGGCAAGCGGAGGCAACAAACAAAACCCTCATAAAGATCATCAGCAAAATGAGTCAAGAGTATACAAGAGGATGGACAATGCATCTGCCAAAcgctctttgggcctacagcAATTCGTCGAAGTCAGCAATAGGATTCTCACCTTTCTCTCTAGTCTACGGAATAGAAGTGATGAACCCAGTGGAAGCAATGACCCCTTCCTTACGGGTTATACAAATGAAGGAGAAGGAAAAGGAGAAGGAGGTCTTTGCGGCAGAAAGGTATCAGGACTTAGAAGGGCTCGacgagaagagagaagaagctCAGGAGTGCAGCCACAGATATAGACGAAGGATGACAGAAGCCTACGACAGGATGACTAAAGAAAGGGTATTCGCAGAAGGATAACTCATGTTAAAGGTGGCAGACTACATCAGGAGAGGCATGGCAGGATCGCCTAAGTTTGCACCAAAATGGGAAGGGCCCTTTGTGATAAGAGAGGCGCATCCGACTGGGTATTACCGTGTGACCCAGATAGATGGCAAAGACCTAATTGATCTCATCGATGAGAAGTGGCTGAAGTGTTATTATGTGTAGAATAAGGAAGAACAAAAGGTCACAAAAtcacccctttcttttttctttaataagtcttatgtttctcttttgttttcttttcaagtgaCTATGtcacaaaaaaagaattgtaacGTGCTTTCATGAAATATACAATGaaaatttatgaattattataaaacattctATGTCATAgcagtagcaaaaataaaagaaacagtAACCAAGTGTAGCATCTtatagttacaaaacccaaattgtGGCAAACCCGCCAAATGAGtgctaaaaaagaagaagaaagggaaatATAAAAGGTACTAGATAGAAAAAGAAGGGAACCACATCATCATCAATAAAGTCTAGAGATAAGGGTCTGGTCACCAAAATGGCTAGAACCACCAATGCTAGAAAGAAGGCATTCACGACCACCCTCCAAGTCTGCAACCTCCTTCTTCAGAACCTCAAGGTGTGCATCAATAGCATCAATGGCAGGCTAAACCTTCTTCATAAAAAAGGCATGAGCAATCTCATGAAGATGGTCCAGGATGAACTCTACAGCAAACCCCACACTAACAAGCTCCTGAATCGCAGCCCTTCACTGCGGGATCCTCTCGGTAGAAACGGTGTCAACAAAATTATGCTCAATATCATTCATCACGCTCCCTAGTAGCTTCAAAAAGTGCTTCCTGGTAGATCGGCCATATCGAAATCCTTGCATAAAGTTGTTGTGGCTGCTGAAAATTGCCACAAGGTGAGAAGCGCAATCCTTAGGTATCCTAAAGCCATGAAAGTTGACATAGGGAGGTCCGAAACCCCAAAAGTCTGCAGGATCGAGGTCATTGACCTCGTGTTGGTCAAAGCGAGTAAAGAAAGTTGCAGTCTCACTCGCTAAATCCGGCACTGTGGCAGAACTGCTACCCACCTCAAACTGAGAACAAACGGTGGGAAACGAACCTAGCAGAAGGTGTAAAGAGTGGAATAAGAAAATAAGAGGTAAGCAAATTGAAATTCATAAAGAATGGGTGaggaagaaaagaggaaaagaggaaCTCACCAGGGCCTGTAAGAATGGGGGCTGTGGGAACGACAAAAACAGGTGTTACAGGTGCGGCAGGGGAAGTGGTTGTAGGCATATCTTTGTTAAGAACATCCTCAAACTCCTCAAAAGACAAGTCCACATCAGGATCACGTGTGGCAAAACTAGGAATGGAGGAAGGGGTAACTACTAAGGAGGAGTCATCCTTCACGACCTGGGATAGAGACGCGAAAGGGTCATTGGTGGAGATAATAAGGGGTGTGACCGGAGAGACAGCCTCGGCCTGGACAATAGCAGTAGTAGGAATGTGAATGGTCTCACTAACCTCCTTGGCAAGAACACCCTATGGGGCAACAGGAGTAGCAGAAGTTGCAGAAATCTCTTCAGCCATAGGGCGATACATAGAGATGGGTTCAGGCTCGGCCTGAGAAACAAGGACGAAGGTTAATGAcacgtgtaaaaaaaaaaaaaaaaaggtgaaaagaaaaagggaagaaaaaagcATACTTCAAACTCGGGCTCATCGAGCGAAATAGGATGGGTAGCAGACCAGTCACCCTTGTACATAGACTGTAAAAACGAGAAGAAGGGGACGAGCCAACAAGAGCAAATAGTACGCCGCAAGAAGAATCCTATACAAGAAtaataaagaatgagaaaagTTAGAGATGACATACTTTCCACTCAGTAGTGGTGGGTGCTTGAGAGGGAGAAGTCTACCTTTTACTGCCCCGGGTCCTACTAGAAGAAAAAGCATCAGTAGATGGCCGAGGAATGGTAGCCTGGTCTTGCCTGCCGCAAAATGCTTGTTGGAACGGGTGCGAACAAAGAGAGGAGTAGTGCTCTCTAATATAATGTTACTCATAGGAGGAAGGTCACTTTTAAAAGGTACAATATCCGAGGAAGTCTTAGAGGAATCATCACCTGCCTTCTTCTTCGCAGACTTGGACTTGGTGGAACTCTTCTTCGTGGGCATGGGAACATTGGTCACATTCACTCTCTCCTCCCAGCCCGCGAGATAATCACCGGCGTGCTAGTACCACCCTCTCTCCTCCTCGACCCAGTCGAATATGGCAAAACGGCTTTTTTTCCTAGCATACGCCAACACagatgcaaaaggtagaagtaAGCGAAGGTTGGCAGAGACAACTATGCCAAGCCCATCATGAGGGATGAGGGAAAAGCCGCGACTACCTAACAACTCTTTCTCGAATGAAATAATCACGGCCTGCCAATACCCATGCATAGCAACAGTACAAATACCTTCCCTCTGCGAGCCTGGAATGGTAACTGCGGTAAAGTGCTGGCTCCAAAACTCGAAAGCGGTATGCCGCAGGAATGGTAGGACGGAAATCAAAGACTCCATGAGAAAAGAGATGTCATCAAGAATGTCCTGATCCAGACCAAATTGCCTTCTCACCCGGTTAGCAAGATAGTGTACAAATCTGACACCTTCATTAGCCAAATAAGACAACCACCCAGCATTGGTGGTTGCCAAGTATGTTATACCCCTTTCCTCAAAGCTAGTCAGTGGGGTAGTGGTGCCAACAACATCAATAAATGTACCTATTATAGAATGCACACATGTATAACCTATACCTAAATTCCTATATGCCCTCCATGAAAACCCAACCCCTTTATCAAAGAATTCAACAATAGGATAATCAATTAGTTTTAAACCAGCCCAATGAAAAGCCAACAAAAAATCAGAATCAAACCTGCCATAGAAGTCCATGATGACCTTCGGACACGAGCTGTACTTCTCCTTAACAAATCGTACAGGCCTACACTTTGCCAGATGCCTAGCGCAATGCTCATACAACAAATGCTGCAGGATGGTATTATGAACAGAAGTGGTGATTATATGGTAGGAACCTGCCTGACTCTCATCGCTCCGCAAGATATCTAACTGGACGTACAAATGTCCCAAGAACATGGGTGCTAGCGGCAGACTCACCCCAGCAAAAATCTTAATAGCCAACCGAAAGTACGAGGCTTCACAGCATAATGGGGATGAGAGCCAAAGACAAACTTACAAAGCCAAAATGTGATGAAGGCCGCACAGCTAGTAGCGATAGAGAGCTTTGAAGGAGAACCAATCCAAAATGATAACTTGGCATTACCACTCATCCTTTTCTTCAACTCGGCCTCCAAGACCTCTTCCTCTGGAGAAAGTTCTAGAGTGGCAAGATCGACGTCGCCGAGGATGGGTAGAAGCAACTGATTTGCCACACCCTCCAAAGTCACGATGATCTCACCAcaggagaaaaagaaagtatgGGTAGTGGTGCACCATCGATGGACTAAATGGCGGAGGTTAAATAAGTCTCTGAAGTTAGACAAATGGTGAGATAGAACAATGGCCTTCAATACACCAACCCGCTATACCAATCCCATAAAACCCGTATCGGACAGCTCTCTATCTACTCACTCCTTCCAACCCAAGGCAACGCCGGACCCAAATTCGAAGTGAATGGGTAAGGGGAGTGAAGTGCCTTGGCAGATGGCAAGATCGAAAATCGAAGAGGCCAATGGAGCCCAAGAAATGTCTGGGTTACGCCGGCAAAGGGCGAGCCACACACGGCTCGGCTACAGCGGCGCATATTCACCAGGAACCTTAGGGAAGTGGCCATGGACATCATACTAAGGATCTATAAGGGAGGCGCACTCACTTTTGGGATCGCACCGTTCTACTTCCTCATTGGAATGGTCCGATTCAGGAATATCTTTACAGCAGGCACTTGTAACAAAATGGAGGATTGCTTTAATACAGTTAATAACAAACTCACAGATGATATGCAAGAGGTGCTATCTAGGCCATATAGTAGTGAAGAAATTAAAGCAGCATTGTTCCAAATGGGACCAACAAAGGCTCCTGGACCTGATAGTATGAATGCActttttaatcaaaaaatttGGCATATTGTGGGTAATGAGGTGACTGATGCTTTGTTAGATTTTTTACATTCTAGTAATATGGAGTTTGATGTTAGTTATACTCACATTGTTCTAATTCCTAAAGTaaagaaattggaaaaaatggCAAATTTCAAACCGATTAGCTTCTgtaatgtaatatataaaattatttcaaaagttttggcGAACTGGTTAAAGCTGATCTTGTCACAGATAATTTTCCCCACCCAGAGTGCGTTTGTACCAAGCTGCCTTATTACTGATAATGTGCTTGTAGCCTATGAAACTTCGCATGCCATGCATATTAGAAGAAAGGGTAAAAAGGGGGCTTTAGCTCTTAGTTGGATGTGAGTAAGGCCTATGACAAGGTGGAATGAAGCTTTCTTAAGGGTATGATGATCAAATTGTGTTTTTCGGAGGTTTGGGTGGATAGGGTTATGAGATGTGTTTCTACACCTTCCTTTTCTGTTCGGATTAATGAAAAAGCCTATGAGAATGTCATTCCTTCTAGAGTTCTTCGATAAGGAGATCTGTTGTCCCCTTATTTGTTTATGATATGTGCAGAAGGTTTTACTTCGCTCCTTGCTAAAGCCAAATCAGATAGGAGGTTGCATGGAGTGGCAGTCTGTAGAAATGCTCCTTGTATAACTAATCTGCTTTTTGCTAAtaggtttaagtttaagttggacttattagagagatagaatttcactcctagttaagtttgaactaaaaaaaaatttatttaaataaaatgataattttatttcaatattgtactgacatgaaaaattgtgaaagtttcagaggtttcggttatatatatatatatatatatatatatatatatatatatattaaattgatTCTCAATTTAAACAATCCATATATGgattaatagaaaatttattccttaaaaaatgttagtaatattagttttttttttaaaaaagaaaagaaaatagtgatATTTAGATCGGAAACAAGTAAATGTAATATAAGTGGACAACTATCtattccaagaaaaaaaaaaaaaaaaagggataaagaACCTCGAAATGGAAAATGCTACTTTTATAAGTGAAATCCAACTTGTGTAAAATAAGAGGGAGACAAATCACACGTCTCTCTGACTTTCCCCTCCACAGACccaaaaaatatgaattatcCATTCCCTCTTTCTATGCCATCCACTCTTCTCCCATTAGCCCAAACTTGTTGCTCCTTAAAAGAACCAAGAAGCCATGGTTATAAACCTCTCATTCTCTCCACCATCTTCCTCCTATTCCCTCCTCAAATTAACCAATTCAAAGTCACCCATCTCAGAATTTTCACTAAAGCATAAAACCCACTTCTCAAAATCTCCTTTTTCTTCTGAATGCTATTCAATCTCTTCATCACCCCTCAGTTTCAAGAACCAATTTTTATCTGAAAAAAGTAGAAACCCATGTGGGAAAAGATTTGATTTCAGGTCTGGGGCAATTTCTGGATTTGATTTTGGGAACTTTGAGAGTGCTCAGTCTGTTTTGGAAGCAGCTGCAGTGTTAACAGCCATAATCATTGTCCATGAGAGTGGTCACTTCCTCGCTGCTTATCTCCAAGGCATCCATGTAAGTAAATTTGCTGTTGGGTTTGGTCCAATTATAGCTAAATTCAATGCAAACAATGTTGAGTACTCTGTCAGAGCTTTTCCTCTAGGTGGCTTTGTGGGTTTTCCAGATAATGATCCAGATAGTGACATTCCAGTTGATGATGAAAATCTGCTTAAAAATAGGCCAGTATTGGATAGGGTAATTGTTATTTCAGCTGGTGTTGTTGCCAATATAATCTTTGCATATGTGATCATCTTTATTCAAGTCTTGTCAGTTGGTTTGCCTGTAAAAGAGGCCTTTCCTGGGGTGCTTGTGCCCGAGGTTAAATCCTTTTCAGCCGCTTCCCGGGGTGGGTTGCTTCCAGGCGATGTAATAATTGCAGTTAACGGAAATGAATTTCCAAAAGTAGGGCCTAATGCAGTTTCTGAGCTTGTTGATGTAAttaagaaaaatccaaaaagaaatGTGTTGTTCAAGGTTGCAAGGGGGAAGGAGGACTTTGATATTGGGGTTACCCCAGATGAGAATTTTGATGGAACTGGTAAAATTGGTGTTCAATTATCACTAAATCTAAAGCTTTCAAAGATTATACCGAAGAATTTATTCGAGGCTTTTAGTTATGCTGGGAAAGAGTTTTGGGGTCTCACATATACTGTTTTGGATAGCTTAAAACAAACTTTTCTTAACTTCTCTCAAACTGCTAGTAAGGTTTCGGGTCCGGTGGCGATTATTGCTGTTGGTGCAGAAGTAGCAAGGTCAAATATTGATGGGCTTTACCAATTTGCTGCAGTTCTAAATCTTAACCTTGCAGTAATAAACCTCCTTCCATTACCTGCTTTAGATGGTGGTTCCTTGGCTTTGGTCCTCATTGAGGCGGCTAGGGGTGGGAGAAAG from Castanea sativa cultivar Marrone di Chiusa Pesio chromosome 6, ASM4071231v1 includes:
- the LOC142641718 gene encoding membrane metalloprotease ARASP, chloroplastic, whose product is MVINLSFSPPSSSYSLLKLTNSKSPISEFSLKHKTHFSKSPFSSECYSISSSPLSFKNQFLSEKSRNPCGKRFDFRSGAISGFDFGNFESAQSVLEAAAVLTAIIIVHESGHFLAAYLQGIHVSKFAVGFGPIIAKFNANNVEYSVRAFPLGGFVGFPDNDPDSDIPVDDENLLKNRPVLDRVIVISAGVVANIIFAYVIIFIQVLSVGLPVKEAFPGVLVPEVKSFSAASRGGLLPGDVIIAVNGNEFPKVGPNAVSELVDVIKKNPKRNVLFKVARGKEDFDIGVTPDENFDGTGKIGVQLSLNLKLSKIIPKNLFEAFSYAGKEFWGLTYTVLDSLKQTFLNFSQTASKVSGPVAIIAVGAEVARSNIDGLYQFAAVLNLNLAVINLLPLPALDGGSLALVLIEAARGGRKLPRELEQTIMSSGIMLVILLGLFLIIRDTLNLDFVKDLL
- the LOC142639803 gene encoding uncharacterized protein LOC142639803, producing the protein MVSSSKKGMMESRYAVWASRKQKWHEEDAGVFPGQTSSFIIVLPQGNGQAEATNKTLIKIISKMSQEYTRGWTMHLPNALWAYSNSSKSAIGFSPFSLVYGIEVMNPVEAMTPSLRVIQMKEKEKEKEVFAAERYQDLEGLDEKREEAQECSHRYRRRMTEAYDRMTKERVFAEG